In Kordiimonas pumila, a single genomic region encodes these proteins:
- a CDS encoding ComEC/Rec2 family competence protein translates to MAENYVRNNHYQTLWLHSEWRLLVWSVSFAVGILLFLHWLPLNPILHVLIGAFFILIGLTVCILNKKYRYNMLFLVFLAFCLGSTLASKRIIELQEPYVKTERYVHIDGFIETSELNPDGSTTLFVNPQRIGDETVNIPDRIRLISRVHNASELISGAHITLYAVIDKPKGPLVPDGYNFAKSAYFEGVGASGYVVSYESIKYNKNNTLISKVNVLRKDIETNILQTVTGQEGAVATALVVGNRSHISADTTEAMRLSGLSHLLAISGLHMGLVTGIVFFVFEFIFALIPAIGLRVLPKKLAVMPAWVAGLLYLFVSGNSVSATRAFIMVSVALLAVLTDRKVLSLRSVALAAIIMLFFWPESILTIGFQMSFAATSGLIAFYEVWAKRISVTSSNNIIHKIAKYSVATACTCIVAQLSVAPFALYHFQSLSMIGVVSNILVFPLISFLVMPLLVIGLVISPFGGYVFVGMLIEKSLGFVLWIAHSLASCEFSALYTNPLETWAFFVAVAAFIAVLLIRKVHVVLCLICIFCFALWFGQKPVAHILISETGKSIAEIRDDQIYAYGTRTGSFRHRIWNGYWAKPSTTNWNRLERLCDVDACRYATHVPVTYAKTIDGVRSACSVGDIVIIAQKYRRYCRDARLVITQEDLDDHGPAALYLSGPVKIEWSNK, encoded by the coding sequence ATGGCTGAAAATTACGTAAGAAACAACCATTATCAGACGCTTTGGCTGCACAGTGAATGGCGTTTACTGGTCTGGTCTGTTTCGTTTGCTGTTGGAATATTGCTGTTTTTACATTGGTTGCCTTTAAATCCAATTTTGCATGTTTTAATAGGCGCTTTTTTTATTTTGATTGGCCTAACAGTCTGCATCCTAAACAAAAAATATCGCTACAATATGCTCTTCTTGGTGTTTTTGGCTTTTTGCTTAGGTTCAACGCTTGCTAGTAAGCGAATAATTGAGCTTCAAGAGCCTTATGTAAAGACGGAACGCTATGTGCATATTGATGGTTTTATAGAAACTTCGGAGCTAAACCCTGATGGTTCCACAACGTTGTTTGTAAACCCGCAACGCATAGGCGATGAAACCGTCAATATACCAGACCGTATAAGGCTTATTTCAAGAGTGCACAATGCTTCGGAGCTTATTTCAGGGGCACATATTACTCTTTATGCTGTGATTGATAAACCAAAGGGCCCGCTTGTGCCTGACGGCTATAATTTTGCGAAAAGCGCATATTTCGAAGGCGTCGGAGCAAGTGGCTATGTTGTTTCTTACGAATCAATTAAATACAATAAAAATAATACATTAATAAGTAAAGTTAATGTACTTCGAAAAGATATAGAAACTAATATTTTACAAACGGTAACCGGGCAGGAGGGTGCGGTTGCTACCGCCCTTGTAGTTGGTAATAGAAGCCATATAAGCGCAGATACAACTGAAGCTATGCGCCTGTCTGGGCTTTCACATTTACTTGCTATATCGGGCTTACATATGGGGCTCGTCACAGGTATCGTATTTTTTGTCTTTGAATTTATATTCGCATTAATACCAGCAATTGGGCTTAGAGTTTTACCGAAGAAGCTTGCTGTGATGCCAGCTTGGGTTGCTGGTCTTTTATATTTGTTTGTCTCGGGTAACAGTGTTTCCGCTACCCGTGCTTTTATAATGGTTTCAGTTGCGTTACTTGCGGTCTTGACAGACCGAAAAGTTTTGTCACTTAGAAGTGTGGCTCTTGCCGCCATCATTATGCTGTTTTTTTGGCCCGAAAGCATTTTGACTATAGGGTTTCAAATGTCATTTGCTGCAACATCGGGTTTGATTGCTTTTTATGAAGTGTGGGCAAAGCGCATCTCTGTGACATCCAGTAATAATATAATACATAAAATAGCGAAATATAGTGTAGCCACTGCCTGTACCTGTATTGTCGCACAGCTTTCAGTCGCGCCATTTGCGCTCTATCATTTTCAATCCCTCTCAATGATCGGCGTTGTTTCGAACATATTGGTTTTCCCATTAATCTCTTTTTTGGTTATGCCGCTTTTGGTGATTGGTTTGGTGATTTCACCGTTTGGTGGATATGTTTTTGTTGGTATGTTGATTGAGAAATCTCTTGGGTTTGTTCTCTGGATCGCACACAGTCTCGCATCATGTGAGTTTTCTGCTCTTTATACTAACCCTCTTGAAACGTGGGCATTCTTTGTTGCCGTTGCCGCATTCATTGCAGTTTTACTTATTCGAAAAGTGCATGTGGTACTGTGTTTGATATGTATATTCTGTTTTGCGTTATGGTTTGGGCAAAAGCCTGTTGCTCATATTCTGATTTCTGAGACAGGAAAAAGTATTGCTGAAATAAGAGATGATCAAATTTATGCTTACGGCACAAGGACGGGATCTTTTAGGCATCGAATATGGAATGGGTATTGGGCTAAGCCTTCAACGACAAATTGGAACAGGCTTGAACGCCTATGCGATGTGGATGCTTGTCGTTATGCAACCCACGTACCTGTGACGTATGCGAAAACAATCGACGGCGTTAGGTCTGCCTGTAGTGTTGGGGATATAGTTATTATCGCGCAAAAATATAGGCGCTACTGTAGAGATGCACGTCTTGTTATCACACAGGAAGATTTAGATGACCACGGGCCTGCGGCGCTATATCTATCAGGACCGGTAAAAATAGAATGGTCCAATAAATAA
- the lexA gene encoding transcriptional repressor LexA, producing the protein MLTAKQHQLLLFIRDRLQTSGVSPSFDEMKDALGLKSKSGVHRLISALEERGFIRKLPNRARALEVLKVPETDTAPAPLNNVVSGDFGTKPKLVETQTPRFSPEFAEVPLHGRIAAGTPIAALENHDSFVSVPIGMMGRGKCYALEISGDSMVELGILDGDTVLIESCDTARDGEVVVALIDHEEATLKTLQRKGQHVALVPANRTYETQIYEANRVQVQGKLIGLMRQYH; encoded by the coding sequence ATGCTTACGGCAAAACAGCATCAGCTCCTTTTATTCATTAGAGACCGCCTGCAAACGAGTGGCGTGTCGCCTTCGTTTGATGAAATGAAAGATGCGCTTGGATTAAAATCCAAATCTGGGGTTCACCGCCTGATCAGCGCGCTTGAAGAACGTGGTTTTATCAGAAAACTGCCAAACCGCGCCCGTGCCCTTGAAGTGTTGAAGGTGCCAGAGACAGATACAGCCCCCGCGCCGTTAAACAATGTTGTCTCCGGTGACTTTGGCACCAAACCTAAGCTTGTGGAAACACAAACACCCAGGTTTTCTCCCGAATTTGCCGAAGTGCCACTTCATGGCCGTATAGCGGCAGGCACGCCAATTGCCGCCCTTGAAAACCATGATAGTTTTGTTTCTGTGCCCATAGGGATGATGGGGCGCGGTAAATGCTATGCCCTTGAAATTTCTGGCGACTCAATGGTTGAACTCGGCATTTTAGATGGTGACACCGTACTGATTGAAAGCTGCGACACAGCCCGTGACGGTGAAGTGGTGGTTGCCCTTATAGACCACGAAGAAGCAACACTCAAAACATTGCAACGTAAAGGTCAGCATGTGGCTCTGGTTCCAGCAAATCGCACCTACGAGACACAGATTTATGAAGCAAACAGGGTTCAGGTGCAGGGTAAATTGATTGGCTTGATGCGCCAATATCACTAA
- a CDS encoding molybdopterin molybdotransferase MoeA, with the protein MITVEEAFKKIVGTANPLDTESLPLHVASGRVLAAPIKARRSQPGCDMSAMDGYAVRSNDLTGGEISFTVIGESAAGNPFQGTVKSGEAVRIYTGAAIPSGADQVVIQENTGPSDVGIFTDEPAQPFANIRSAGYDFTEKQTLLEAGSFLSPRSFGMIASGGHGQVMVHRAPKVAILATGDELVRADQPTFLPHQTVSSTTSQLMALISDCGATPIDLGQAGDTLPALKKALLLAQDADILLTIGGASVGDKDLIQEALNNKGMTLNFWKVAMRPGKPLIFGTHSKQYIMGLPGNPASAFVCALVFLRPLIDKMMGRPAPLPTGVALPVATNLPENGPRQHYMRARLIGTPGARQVDPAVSQDSGHLSVLAMSDGLIIRPPHAPAVQAGTMVPFLPF; encoded by the coding sequence ATGATCACCGTTGAAGAAGCTTTCAAAAAAATAGTAGGCACAGCAAATCCGTTGGATACTGAAAGCTTACCACTTCATGTTGCCTCTGGCCGTGTTCTGGCCGCACCCATCAAGGCGCGTAGATCACAGCCCGGCTGCGACATGTCTGCCATGGATGGCTATGCCGTTCGAAGCAATGATTTAACAGGTGGGGAAATATCCTTTACCGTTATAGGTGAAAGCGCTGCCGGCAACCCTTTTCAAGGAACAGTAAAATCAGGCGAAGCTGTCCGCATATATACAGGGGCAGCTATTCCGAGCGGTGCAGACCAAGTCGTTATTCAGGAAAACACAGGCCCAAGTGACGTGGGCATTTTTACCGACGAACCAGCACAGCCTTTTGCCAATATCCGATCTGCAGGGTATGACTTTACGGAAAAGCAAACCCTTCTTGAAGCTGGCAGCTTTTTATCACCCCGTTCATTTGGCATGATAGCAAGCGGCGGCCACGGGCAGGTTATGGTGCACCGCGCCCCCAAGGTGGCTATTCTCGCAACGGGGGATGAACTAGTTCGTGCTGACCAGCCAACATTTCTGCCACACCAAACAGTAAGCAGCACAACAAGCCAGCTTATGGCACTGATAAGTGACTGCGGGGCAACTCCCATTGATCTTGGTCAGGCTGGTGACACATTGCCCGCCTTAAAAAAGGCGCTCTTACTCGCACAAGATGCAGATATTCTACTTACTATTGGCGGCGCTTCAGTAGGTGATAAAGATCTAATTCAAGAAGCCTTAAACAATAAGGGCATGACCTTAAACTTTTGGAAAGTTGCCATGCGCCCCGGCAAGCCACTTATTTTTGGCACACATAGTAAACAATATATCATGGGTCTTCCCGGTAATCCTGCCTCTGCTTTTGTTTGTGCTCTTGTATTCCTGCGCCCGCTTATTGATAAAATGATGGGCCGCCCTGCTCCTTTACCAACCGGTGTTGCCTTACCTGTAGCAACAAACCTGCCAGAAAACGGCCCGCGCCAGCATTATATGCGGGCCCGGCTTATTGGTACCCCCGGTGCACGGCAGGTAGACCCTGCCGTATCGCAAGACAGTGGCCACTTAAGTGTGCTTGCCATGAGCGACGGCCTTATCATTCGCCCACCTCATGCCCCAGCAGTGCAAGCAGGCACAATGGTACCCTTCCTTCCGTTTTAG
- the moaC gene encoding cyclic pyranopterin monophosphate synthase MoaC, protein MSKLSHIDEAGAAHMVDVGSKADTERLAVAETTVLMQQETLTLIIAGDLPKGDVLAACRIAGVMAAKKTSDLIPLCHPLALTSVKIEINPISDCEIKIIARVKTRGQTGVEMEALTAASVAALTLYDMAKAVDKGMIIQNTRLILKEGGKSGRYEAEK, encoded by the coding sequence ATGTCTAAGCTTAGCCATATAGACGAAGCAGGCGCCGCCCACATGGTGGATGTAGGCAGTAAAGCCGACACGGAACGCCTTGCTGTTGCAGAAACCACCGTCCTCATGCAACAGGAAACCCTAACACTCATCATAGCAGGCGACCTACCAAAAGGTGATGTGCTGGCGGCCTGCCGCATTGCAGGTGTTATGGCTGCAAAAAAAACCAGTGACCTTATTCCTCTTTGTCACCCTCTTGCACTTACAAGCGTAAAAATTGAAATCAACCCTATCAGCGACTGTGAAATAAAAATCATTGCCCGCGTTAAAACACGTGGCCAAACAGGTGTTGAAATGGAAGCTTTAACTGCGGCTTCTGTGGCCGCCCTCACCCTTTATGATATGGCAAAGGCTGTTGATAAGGGCATGATTATTCAAAATACACGCCTGATTTTAAAAGAAGGTGGTAAATCAGGCAGGTACGAGGCAGAAAAATGA
- the trpC gene encoding indole-3-glycerol phosphate synthase TrpC — translation MRDILAEICDKKREHVADMKKVFSLPDLEAKAKAASPARSFISALKTKISAGHYGFICEIKKASPSKGLIRPQDFEPAALAAAYERGGAACLSVLTDIPYFQGNDGYLVEARSAVSIPVLRKDFMVDPYQVVEARALGADCILLIMAALDDSLAAELEDSAHHYGMDVLIEVHNQEELNRALKLKSPLVGVNNRNLKTMHVSLENTLSLVPQMPEGKIAVAESGLASVSDLEQCEAAGANCFLIGETFMRQSDVEQAVKNFQKG, via the coding sequence ATGAGAGATATTCTCGCTGAAATCTGCGATAAAAAAAGAGAACACGTAGCAGACATGAAAAAGGTTTTTAGCCTTCCCGATCTAGAAGCAAAAGCAAAAGCCGCCTCACCTGCTCGTAGCTTCATTTCTGCGCTCAAAACAAAGATCTCGGCCGGGCACTATGGTTTTATCTGTGAGATAAAGAAAGCAAGCCCTTCAAAGGGCCTTATCAGACCACAGGATTTTGAGCCTGCCGCGCTTGCCGCTGCTTATGAACGCGGCGGGGCAGCTTGTTTATCTGTGCTAACAGACATACCATATTTTCAAGGTAATGATGGCTACCTCGTGGAAGCGCGTAGTGCAGTATCTATTCCTGTTCTGAGAAAAGATTTTATGGTTGATCCATATCAGGTTGTTGAAGCCAGAGCACTTGGAGCTGACTGTATCTTACTAATAATGGCTGCACTAGACGATAGTCTTGCAGCCGAGCTCGAGGATAGCGCCCACCACTACGGCATGGATGTGCTTATTGAAGTACACAATCAGGAAGAGCTAAACCGCGCACTGAAGCTTAAATCGCCCCTTGTCGGCGTTAATAATCGCAACCTGAAAACAATGCATGTTTCGCTTGAAAACACATTGTCGCTTGTACCACAAATGCCCGAAGGTAAAATCGCAGTTGCAGAATCAGGCCTTGCCTCCGTATCTGACCTGGAACAGTGCGAAGCGGCTGGTGCAAATTGCTTTTTAATAGGCGAAACTTTTATGCGCCAGAGTGATGTGGAACAAGCTGTTAAAAACTTTCAAAAGGGATAA
- the trpD gene encoding anthranilate phosphoribosyltransferase — MTDFISILAKMAEGKTLPVKEAEAAFDIIMRGEADTSQMAAFLTALRVRGETVDEIIGGTQIMRRHADTIKAPPNAIDIVGTGGSGLSTYNVSTAACFIVAAAGIPVAKHGNRAASSKSGSADVLEALGGSLDIGMQKVQQALDTTGFTFLFARAHHKAMRHVAPVRASLKFKTIFNLLGPLSSPARAEYQLLGVFDKKWLLPLAEVLKELGSKHVMIVHGSDGMDEITTSGLTHVAELKDGIINQYTISPADAGLETVALEQLLGGDATFNAQAIHSVMNGEKSPLRDIVLMNAGAALKIAGKATTLKQAVSYAAEILDTGKARETMNNWIMFTKECEKKA; from the coding sequence ATGACAGATTTTATCTCCATTTTAGCAAAAATGGCTGAAGGTAAAACCCTTCCAGTCAAAGAAGCTGAGGCCGCATTTGATATCATCATGCGGGGAGAAGCTGACACAAGCCAAATGGCCGCTTTTTTAACAGCGCTTCGCGTGCGCGGTGAAACAGTTGATGAAATTATCGGTGGTACTCAAATTATGCGGCGCCATGCCGACACCATAAAAGCGCCACCAAATGCTATTGATATTGTTGGCACCGGAGGCTCCGGCCTAAGCACCTATAATGTTTCAACAGCTGCCTGTTTTATTGTTGCTGCAGCAGGCATCCCTGTCGCCAAACACGGCAACCGTGCGGCCTCATCAAAGTCTGGATCTGCTGATGTTCTTGAGGCTCTTGGCGGCTCACTTGATATTGGCATGCAAAAGGTTCAGCAAGCTCTTGATACAACGGGTTTCACTTTTTTGTTTGCACGGGCACACCATAAAGCAATGCGCCATGTGGCACCTGTTCGAGCCTCGTTAAAGTTTAAAACCATATTCAACCTACTGGGGCCTCTTTCAAGCCCTGCGCGTGCAGAATATCAGCTTCTTGGTGTTTTTGACAAAAAATGGCTACTCCCCCTCGCCGAAGTTTTAAAGGAACTGGGAAGCAAGCATGTTATGATTGTCCACGGCTCAGATGGCATGGATGAAATAACAACATCAGGCCTAACCCATGTTGCCGAGTTAAAAGACGGTATTATTAACCAATATACAATTAGCCCCGCAGATGCTGGGCTGGAAACAGTAGCACTGGAGCAGCTTCTCGGCGGCGATGCAACCTTCAACGCACAAGCAATACATTCTGTTATGAACGGTGAAAAATCACCTCTTCGGGATATTGTTCTAATGAATGCAGGTGCGGCCTTAAAGATTGCAGGTAAGGCAACCACTCTCAAACAGGCTGTTTCTTACGCTGCGGAAATTCTGGATACAGGGAAAGCCAGAGAAACAATGAATAATTGGATTATGTTTACAAAAGAATGCGAGAAAAAGGCATGA
- a CDS encoding anthranilate synthase component II, with product MYILIDNYDSFTYNLYHYLVELGAEVKVYRNDQVSVQEVLDMTPEGIIISPGPCTPDDAGICLSLIEAAKGRVPLLGVCLGHQSLGQVFGGKVIRAPYVMHGKTSMVQHIGTGIFNSIPSPYEATRYHSLIVERSSLPECLTITAETDDGLIMGLEHKNYALYGVQFHPESIASEHGHDLLKNFLEICTKNRTKEAA from the coding sequence ATGTATATCCTCATCGATAATTACGATAGCTTTACCTACAATTTGTACCATTATCTTGTCGAACTTGGGGCAGAGGTCAAAGTTTACAGAAATGACCAGGTTTCTGTGCAAGAAGTACTTGATATGACCCCTGAGGGAATCATCATAAGCCCCGGCCCTTGCACACCTGATGATGCCGGTATTTGCCTTTCTCTTATTGAAGCAGCAAAAGGCAGAGTCCCTCTTCTCGGCGTATGCCTCGGGCACCAATCCCTCGGTCAGGTTTTTGGCGGCAAGGTCATTCGTGCCCCCTATGTTATGCACGGTAAAACCAGTATGGTGCAACATATAGGCACAGGCATTTTTAATTCCATACCCAGCCCTTATGAAGCAACACGCTACCATTCCCTTATTGTGGAACGCAGTAGTCTACCAGAATGCCTGACCATTACCGCGGAAACCGATGACGGTCTTATAATGGGGCTTGAACATAAAAACTATGCCCTATACGGCGTACAGTTTCACCCTGAAAGCATCGCATCTGAGCATGGTCACGACCTGTTAAAAAACTTTCTTGAAATTTGCACAAAAAACCGCACCAAAGAAGCAGCATGA
- a CDS encoding divergent polysaccharide deacetylase family protein, whose translation MRKSSLIKAAIIIYSSLIIIIGGALFYILETDEYASVELPIAPTDPVVSDLELQEQVQRIQGTPSVAIKRPEHLDESEQQTNHVQPVMSTWQKNAAHWDKAAGPKIAIVIDDLGLAEDASFALAEMEGPYTLSFLPYAEHLEKQTHLVKKAGHELFVHMPMEPKTDADPGPHALLVTLTPSEFEQRVDWNLSRFEGFVGVNNHMGSLMTEQAAPMVRLMVHLSKGGFVFLDSLTSPDSVAERAALATGVPVLSRDIFLDNERTMQAILEQLVKTERIAQERGYAIAIGHPYDETLKALEFWRAGLKAKNINLVPISEIYAEELAKVEKHAAHQGHN comes from the coding sequence ATGCGGAAATCCAGCCTGATCAAGGCAGCCATTATAATATATAGTAGTTTGATCATCATTATTGGGGGGGCTCTGTTCTACATTCTAGAGACAGATGAGTATGCGTCAGTTGAGTTGCCAATAGCACCGACTGATCCCGTTGTGAGTGATCTGGAACTACAGGAACAGGTACAGCGCATTCAAGGAACCCCCTCTGTTGCAATTAAACGCCCTGAACATCTTGACGAATCTGAGCAGCAAACTAATCATGTGCAGCCAGTTATGAGCACATGGCAAAAAAACGCTGCTCACTGGGACAAAGCCGCAGGGCCTAAAATTGCCATTGTGATTGATGATTTAGGGCTTGCTGAGGATGCTAGCTTTGCTCTTGCTGAGATGGAGGGGCCCTATACACTTTCGTTCCTACCGTATGCAGAGCACCTTGAGAAGCAGACACATCTGGTGAAAAAGGCCGGACATGAACTATTCGTTCATATGCCGATGGAGCCTAAAACAGACGCTGACCCCGGGCCCCATGCACTGCTTGTTACGTTGACACCTTCTGAGTTTGAACAACGTGTGGACTGGAATTTATCTCGATTTGAGGGGTTTGTTGGGGTCAATAATCATATGGGAAGCCTCATGACCGAGCAGGCTGCGCCTATGGTTCGACTTATGGTACATCTGAGTAAAGGAGGCTTTGTATTTCTCGATAGCCTTACGTCGCCAGATAGTGTTGCAGAACGCGCGGCTTTGGCAACAGGCGTACCAGTATTATCACGTGATATATTCCTTGATAATGAACGAACTATGCAAGCAATTCTGGAGCAATTAGTAAAAACTGAACGCATTGCACAAGAGCGCGGTTATGCGATTGCTATTGGCCATCCTTATGATGAAACATTAAAAGCACTGGAGTTTTGGCGGGCAGGGCTGAAAGCTAAAAATATTAACCTTGTACCTATCAGCGAGATATATGCAGAGGAATTGGCCAAAGTAGAAAAGCATGCAGCTCATCAGGGACATAACTAG
- the trpE gene encoding anthranilate synthase component I — MDTFLKTYDEGRPQVVFTTLVADLDTPVSSYLKLSNGETYSFLLESVEGGEIRGRYSIIGLRPDIIWRNNGTQTEICTNAQSTEPLIYQSDARPPLESLRALLAESRIDLPEHLPPMAAGMVGYMGYDMVRQMESLAPAKHDPLDLATSIFIRPTIMAIFDGVKNLITLVTPVRPEVGIEAKDAYANAEKRLDAMLERLDAPLPLSPSTAMPTMQEAVSNTGKSQYHSMVKKAQEYILAGDIFQVVLSQRFSMPFELPPFSLYRALRRTNPSPFMYHLAFDDFAIIGSSPEILVRLRDNEVTIRPIAGTRKRGATPDEDKILANDLLSDQKELSEHLMLLDLGRNDVGRVAKPGTVTVTARNTIELYSHVMHIVSNVVGEIDPKYDAIDALSAGFPAGTVSGAPKVRAMEIIDELEVDARGPYAGSVGYFSAGGSMDTAIVLRTAVVKNGMMHVQAGAGIVADSNPESEQQECENKARAVIVAAKEALRFAHSNRG, encoded by the coding sequence ATGGATACATTTCTAAAGACCTATGATGAAGGCAGGCCACAAGTGGTGTTTACCACCCTTGTGGCTGATCTTGACACACCGGTTTCCAGCTATCTGAAACTATCGAATGGAGAGACTTATAGTTTCCTGCTCGAATCTGTTGAGGGTGGTGAAATTCGGGGGCGTTATTCCATCATTGGCCTTAGACCTGATATTATCTGGCGCAACAATGGTACCCAAACTGAAATCTGCACAAACGCCCAAAGCACAGAGCCTTTAATCTATCAAAGCGATGCAAGGCCTCCCTTAGAAAGTCTTCGTGCATTGCTTGCAGAAAGTAGAATTGACCTGCCCGAACACCTCCCCCCAATGGCTGCAGGTATGGTTGGCTATATGGGGTATGACATGGTTCGGCAAATGGAGAGCTTGGCACCCGCAAAACATGACCCGCTAGACCTTGCGACTTCTATTTTCATCCGCCCTACCATTATGGCGATTTTTGACGGTGTCAAAAACCTGATTACGCTTGTTACCCCTGTACGACCTGAAGTGGGCATTGAAGCAAAAGACGCCTATGCTAACGCAGAAAAGCGACTGGATGCTATGCTGGAACGGCTAGATGCACCACTGCCTCTCAGCCCGTCCACCGCAATGCCAACTATGCAAGAAGCGGTTTCAAACACGGGCAAAAGCCAGTATCACAGCATGGTCAAAAAAGCGCAGGAATATATCCTGGCTGGAGATATTTTTCAGGTCGTTCTTAGCCAGCGCTTCTCAATGCCCTTTGAACTGCCACCTTTTTCGCTATACAGAGCATTAAGGCGCACAAATCCATCGCCTTTCATGTATCACTTGGCGTTTGATGATTTTGCAATCATTGGTTCTAGCCCAGAGATTCTAGTACGCCTGAGAGACAATGAAGTAACCATTCGACCAATTGCAGGCACCCGAAAGCGCGGCGCAACACCCGATGAAGATAAAATACTCGCGAACGACCTACTTTCAGACCAGAAAGAACTATCAGAGCATCTTATGTTACTTGATTTAGGCCGCAATGATGTGGGTAGAGTTGCAAAACCTGGTACGGTGACCGTAACAGCTAGAAATACAATAGAACTTTATTCCCATGTTATGCATATTGTATCGAACGTTGTCGGGGAAATTGATCCAAAATATGATGCGATAGATGCTCTTTCTGCAGGTTTTCCCGCAGGCACGGTCTCTGGAGCCCCCAAAGTGCGGGCTATGGAAATCATTGATGAGCTGGAAGTTGATGCGCGGGGGCCTTATGCTGGCAGCGTAGGCTATTTTAGCGCTGGCGGCAGTATGGATACAGCTATTGTACTTAGAACAGCCGTAGTAAAAAATGGAATGATGCATGTACAAGCTGGGGCAGGTATCGTGGCCGACAGCAACCCGGAATCAGAACAGCAAGAATGTGAAAACAAAGCCCGTGCGGTTATTGTTGCAGCTAAAGAAGCCCTTAGATTTGCACATTCAAATCGTGGTTAA